The following coding sequences are from one Streptomyces dengpaensis window:
- the moaA gene encoding GTP 3',8-cyclase MoaA, with protein sequence MAERLPATQAPAPLVDRFGRIHTDLRVSLTDRCNLRCTYCMPAEGLDWLPKAEVLTDDEVVRLVRVATQRLGISKVRLTGGEPLLRRGLPGLIARLSALDAAPELSLTTNGIGLSRSAAALSEAGLNRVNVSLDTLRSERYAEITRRDRLTDVLDGLYAARAAGLNPVKVNAVPVRGVNDDEIADLAAFAAEHGYRMRFIESMPLDAQGAWDRERMVTAEEILGRLGERFELVPVGRRDNAPAEEWRIVGTDAVVGVIASVTRPFCGSCDRVRLTADGQLRNCLFATEESDLRALLRGGADDAALEAAWRTCIGGKGPGHAINSPEFRRPERPMSAIGG encoded by the coding sequence TTGGCCGAGAGGCTACCCGCCACTCAGGCCCCGGCCCCGCTGGTGGACCGCTTCGGCCGGATCCACACGGACCTGAGGGTCTCCCTCACCGACCGGTGCAACCTGCGGTGCACGTACTGCATGCCGGCCGAGGGCCTGGACTGGCTGCCCAAGGCCGAGGTGCTCACCGACGACGAGGTCGTGCGCCTGGTCCGTGTCGCCACCCAGCGCCTGGGCATCTCCAAGGTCAGACTGACCGGCGGCGAACCGCTGCTGCGCCGCGGTCTGCCGGGTCTGATCGCCCGCCTCTCCGCCTTGGATGCGGCCCCGGAACTGTCGCTCACCACCAACGGCATCGGCCTGTCCCGCAGTGCCGCCGCCCTGAGCGAGGCGGGACTGAACCGGGTCAACGTCAGCCTGGACACGCTGCGTTCCGAGCGCTACGCCGAGATCACCCGGCGCGACCGTCTCACCGACGTGCTGGACGGGCTGTACGCGGCGCGTGCCGCGGGCCTGAATCCGGTCAAGGTCAACGCGGTCCCCGTCCGCGGCGTCAACGACGACGAGATCGCCGATCTGGCCGCCTTCGCCGCCGAGCACGGTTACCGCATGCGGTTCATCGAGTCGATGCCACTGGACGCACAAGGTGCCTGGGACCGCGAGCGGATGGTCACGGCCGAGGAGATCCTGGGCCGCCTGGGCGAGCGCTTCGAACTCGTCCCGGTCGGGCGGCGGGACAACGCGCCCGCCGAGGAGTGGCGGATCGTCGGCACGGATGCCGTGGTCGGGGTCATCGCCAGCGTCACCCGCCCCTTCTGCGGCAGTTGTGACCGGGTGCGGCTCACCGCCGACGGGCAACTGCGCAACTGCCTCTTCGCCACCGAGGAGTCCGACCTGCGGGCCCTGCTGCGCGGCGGAGCCGACGACGCGGCGCTGGAGGCGGCCTGGCGGACCTGCATCG
- a CDS encoding energy-coupling factor ABC transporter permease — MHIAEGFLPPAHAVAWGVASAPFVVHGVRSLTREVREHPESTLLLGASGAFTFVLSALKLPSVTGSCSHPTGTGLGAILFRPPIMAVLGTITLLFQALLLAHGGLTTLGANVFSMAIVGPWAGYGMYRLLRRYGVPLMVAVFFGAFVADLFTYCVTSVQLALAFPDPSSGFLGALGKFGSIFAVTQIPLAVSEGLLTVLVMRLLVQSSKGELTRLGVLLTKKDARTGSEAMA, encoded by the coding sequence ATGCACATAGCCGAGGGTTTTCTTCCTCCGGCGCACGCGGTCGCCTGGGGCGTCGCGTCAGCGCCATTCGTCGTCCACGGAGTCCGGTCACTCACCCGTGAGGTCAGGGAGCACCCCGAGAGCACCCTGCTCCTCGGCGCCTCCGGAGCCTTCACCTTCGTTCTGTCCGCGCTGAAGCTGCCCTCGGTGACCGGGAGTTGCTCACACCCCACCGGCACGGGGCTGGGTGCCATTCTCTTCCGGCCGCCGATCATGGCGGTGCTGGGCACCATCACTCTGCTCTTCCAGGCGCTGCTGCTCGCGCACGGCGGACTCACCACGCTCGGCGCCAACGTGTTCTCCATGGCGATCGTCGGGCCGTGGGCCGGGTACGGGATGTACCGGTTGCTGCGGCGGTACGGTGTGCCGCTCATGGTCGCGGTGTTCTTCGGCGCGTTCGTCGCCGACCTGTTCACCTACTGCGTCACCAGTGTGCAGCTCGCGCTCGCCTTCCCCGACCCGAGCAGCGGATTCCTGGGCGCACTCGGCAAGTTCGGGTCCATCTTCGCCGTCACGCAGATTCCGCTGGCGGTGAGCGAGGGGCTCCTCACCGTCCTCGTCATGCGGCTGCTCGTGCAGTCCAGCAAGGGCGAACTGACGCGGCTCGGGGTGCTCCTGACGAAGAAGGACGCCCGCACCGGCAGCGAGGCGATGGCCTGA
- a CDS encoding LysR family transcriptional regulator, with translation MLFRQLEYLVALSREHHFARAAQVCHVSQPALSEAIRKLEEELDVPLVRRGRKYEGLTPEGERIVVWAQRILADRDALKDEVGALRTGLSGRMRIGLVPTASGAVGLLTAPFCAAHPLVTVEVIADLQSEDILRQLQNFEIDAGITYLHKGLSENFQSVPLYEERYVLLTDAADGLAQGTTATWAEASRLPLCLLTGVMQGRQVLDEVFTEAGLRPSPRVETDSVAALFAHVRTGRWASIVPHTWLHVFGVPHGMRAVPLVEPARTVPVGLVVTAREPGSVMARALTDIAQHADVAAALERLPGDTGPQ, from the coding sequence GTGCTGTTTCGCCAACTCGAATACCTGGTGGCCCTCTCCCGGGAGCATCATTTCGCCCGTGCCGCCCAGGTCTGCCATGTCTCCCAGCCCGCTCTGTCCGAGGCGATCCGGAAACTGGAGGAGGAGCTGGACGTGCCGCTGGTCCGGCGCGGCCGCAAGTACGAAGGGCTCACACCCGAGGGCGAGCGCATCGTGGTGTGGGCGCAGCGGATCCTGGCCGACCGCGACGCCCTCAAGGACGAGGTCGGCGCCCTGCGCACCGGACTGAGCGGCAGGATGCGGATCGGCTTGGTCCCGACCGCCTCCGGCGCCGTGGGCCTTCTGACCGCCCCGTTCTGCGCCGCGCACCCGCTGGTCACCGTGGAGGTCATAGCGGACCTCCAGTCGGAGGACATTCTCCGGCAGCTGCAGAATTTCGAGATCGACGCCGGAATCACCTATCTGCACAAGGGGCTTTCGGAGAACTTCCAGTCGGTCCCGCTGTACGAGGAACGGTATGTGCTGCTGACCGACGCCGCCGACGGTCTGGCGCAGGGGACGACGGCGACCTGGGCGGAGGCGTCACGGCTGCCGCTGTGCCTGCTGACCGGTGTCATGCAGGGGCGTCAGGTGCTGGACGAGGTGTTCACCGAGGCCGGGCTCCGGCCGTCGCCGCGGGTCGAGACCGATTCGGTGGCCGCCCTGTTCGCCCACGTCAGGACCGGCCGGTGGGCCAGCATCGTGCCGCACACCTGGCTTCACGTGTTCGGCGTCCCGCACGGAATGCGTGCGGTGCCGCTGGTCGAGCCTGCCCGGACGGTGCCGGTCGGGCTGGTGGTCACCGCCCGGGAACCGGGTTCGGTGATGGCCCGCGCCCTGACGGACATCGCCCAGCACGCCGATGTCGCCGCCGCGTTGGAACGCCTCCCCGGGGACACCGGCCCGCAGTAA
- a CDS encoding energy-coupling factor ABC transporter substrate-binding protein → MSKSAKTNLLLVLAVIALAVLPLALGLGDDKEEPFTGSDGQAETAITEIEPDYEPWFSPLYVPPSGEIESALFALQAAIGAGVLAYYFGLHRGRRQGEARARERQQAESAASGAGESGASQVPEPSQVPGASQVPGASQVPEA, encoded by the coding sequence ATGAGCAAGAGCGCGAAGACCAACCTCCTTCTGGTGCTGGCCGTGATCGCGCTGGCCGTGCTGCCGCTGGCCCTCGGTCTCGGCGACGACAAGGAGGAGCCGTTCACCGGGTCCGATGGCCAGGCCGAGACGGCGATCACCGAGATCGAGCCGGACTACGAACCCTGGTTCTCACCCCTGTACGTGCCGCCGTCCGGCGAGATCGAGTCGGCGCTGTTCGCCCTCCAGGCGGCCATCGGCGCGGGCGTCCTCGCCTACTACTTCGGACTCCACCGGGGACGCCGTCAGGGCGAGGCGCGGGCCCGGGAACGGCAGCAGGCCGAAAGTGCCGCGAGCGGCGCCGGGGAGTCCGGGGCCTCACAGGTCCCTGAACCCTCACAAGTTCCCGGGGCCTCACAGGTTCCCGGGGCCTCTCAGGTCCCCGAGGCCTGA
- the fdhD gene encoding formate dehydrogenase accessory sulfurtransferase FdhD — protein MGRVTVRRRVLRVRDGAGSHRADTLAAEEPMEIRVGGRPLTVTMRTPGDDFDLAAGFLVSEGVVHKADDVAGIRYCAGATSDGGNTYNVVDVVLGPGVTAPDASLERNFYTTSSCGLCGKASLDAVRTTAAWSVAEDPLSIEPKVLTELPDRLRAAQKVFDSTGGLHAAGLFSVDGELLCLREDVGRHNAVDKVVGHALREGLLPLRETVLMVSGRASFELVQKAVMAGIPMLAAVSAPSSLAVDLAEESGLTLVGFLRGSSMNVYTGAERLQGVPAV, from the coding sequence ATGGGTCGAGTGACCGTACGGCGACGGGTGCTACGCGTCCGGGACGGGGCCGGTTCGCATCGCGCGGACACCCTGGCCGCCGAGGAGCCGATGGAGATCCGGGTCGGTGGGCGCCCGCTCACCGTGACCATGCGAACCCCTGGCGACGACTTCGACCTCGCTGCCGGATTCCTGGTGAGTGAGGGTGTGGTGCACAAGGCCGACGACGTGGCCGGGATCCGCTACTGCGCGGGCGCCACGTCCGACGGCGGCAACACCTACAACGTCGTGGACGTCGTCCTTGGCCCGGGCGTGACCGCCCCCGACGCGTCGCTGGAGCGGAACTTCTACACCACGTCGTCGTGCGGACTGTGCGGCAAGGCCAGCCTGGACGCCGTACGCACCACGGCCGCGTGGTCCGTTGCCGAGGACCCGCTGTCCATCGAGCCGAAGGTGCTGACGGAGCTGCCCGACCGGCTGCGGGCGGCCCAGAAGGTGTTCGACAGCACCGGTGGTCTGCACGCCGCCGGGCTCTTCTCGGTTGACGGGGAACTGCTGTGCCTGCGCGAGGACGTCGGCCGGCACAACGCCGTGGACAAGGTCGTCGGCCACGCCCTGCGGGAGGGACTGCTGCCGCTGCGCGAAACGGTGCTGATGGTGAGCGGGCGGGCGTCCTTCGAGCTGGTGCAGAAGGCGGTGATGGCCGGGATCCCCATGCTGGCGGCCGTATCCGCGCCGTCCTCGCTGGCCGTCGATCTGGCCGAGGAGAGCGGGCTCACCCTGGTCGGTTTCCTGCGCGGTTCCTCGATGAACGTCTACACCGGCGCCGAACGCCTGCAAGGGGTGCCCGCGGTCTGA
- a CDS encoding LysR family transcriptional regulator, whose amino-acid sequence MTTTARLRAFVALAETGSVKAAAQLLVVTESAVSAAVAALTREIGVPLVERVGRGVCLTPSGQTYAGYARTILGLHEEALTAARGDIGGEDGDAERGDEAVVDLMETTAERRAELAARLPQHAVLAAHIGKDTQRAGTDPAALLGPWSSGRRLAVAGGLTADDLPGFAGAGDIRVIVGSAVTAAADPAEAAGRLARAAGRS is encoded by the coding sequence ATGACGACCACCGCCCGGCTGCGGGCCTTCGTCGCCCTCGCCGAGACCGGGTCCGTGAAGGCGGCGGCACAGCTCCTCGTGGTGACGGAGTCCGCCGTCTCGGCGGCTGTCGCCGCTCTCACCCGGGAGATCGGTGTCCCGCTGGTGGAGCGGGTGGGAAGAGGCGTGTGCCTCACACCTTCCGGGCAGACCTACGCCGGCTACGCCCGCACCATCCTCGGCCTGCACGAGGAAGCGCTGACCGCCGCGCGCGGTGACATCGGGGGCGAGGACGGGGACGCCGAGCGCGGTGACGAGGCCGTCGTCGACCTCATGGAGACCACGGCGGAGCGTCGTGCGGAGCTGGCCGCGCGCCTGCCGCAGCACGCGGTCCTCGCCGCCCACATCGGCAAAGACACTCAGCGCGCCGGCACCGACCCGGCCGCCCTGCTCGGTCCATGGAGCTCCGGCCGGCGGCTCGCCGTCGCGGGCGGGCTCACCGCCGACGACCTGCCCGGGTTCGCCGGCGCCGGTGACATCCGGGTCATCGTCGGATCGGCCGTCACCGCCGCCGCCGATCCCGCGGAAGCGGCCGGTCGCCTGGCCCGGGCGGCAGGCCGCAGCTGA
- a CDS encoding CapA family protein, which yields MGGGVVTLFLCGDVMLGRGVDQILPHPGDPELREFYVEDARSYVELAERVSGPIPAPVTPSWPWGEALRLLDGAAPDARIVNLETAITRCDAFAPGKGIHYRMHPANVPAVAVARPDVCVLANNHVLDFGRPGLEETLESLARAGLRAAGAGRTADEAYAPATVPVGDGARVLVFALGTASSGVPSSWAAASDRPGVAYVSEPSAAAADRVIQRVRRAKRPGDITVVSVHWGSNWGYRVPRHHVRFAHALIDGGVDVVHGHSSHHPRPLEVYGNRLILYGCGDFIDDYEGINGYEEYRDDLRLAYLLSVERGTGRLTGLRMTPLQARRMRLEPATVEDQTWLRATLDRISPGVHITPGRDGALELVHPAVTHGAGSDT from the coding sequence ATGGGCGGCGGCGTAGTGACGCTGTTCCTGTGCGGCGATGTGATGCTCGGGCGCGGCGTCGACCAGATCCTCCCGCACCCCGGAGATCCGGAGCTGCGGGAGTTCTACGTCGAGGATGCCCGGTCGTACGTGGAGCTGGCGGAGCGGGTGAGCGGCCCGATCCCCGCCCCGGTCACCCCCTCCTGGCCGTGGGGCGAGGCGCTCCGGTTGCTGGACGGGGCGGCTCCGGACGCTCGGATCGTGAACCTGGAGACGGCCATCACCCGCTGCGACGCGTTCGCGCCCGGCAAGGGGATCCACTACCGGATGCACCCGGCCAACGTGCCCGCCGTGGCGGTGGCACGCCCCGACGTCTGCGTCCTGGCCAACAACCACGTACTCGACTTCGGCCGCCCCGGCCTCGAGGAGACGCTCGAGTCGCTGGCCCGGGCGGGGCTGCGGGCGGCAGGCGCGGGGCGCACCGCCGACGAGGCGTACGCGCCCGCGACGGTTCCCGTCGGTGACGGCGCCCGCGTCCTGGTCTTCGCCCTCGGGACGGCGTCCAGCGGCGTTCCCTCCAGCTGGGCGGCGGCCTCGGACCGGCCCGGAGTCGCCTACGTGTCCGAGCCGTCCGCCGCCGCGGCCGACAGGGTGATCCAGCGGGTACGCCGGGCGAAACGCCCGGGTGACATCACGGTGGTCTCGGTGCACTGGGGCTCCAACTGGGGATACCGCGTCCCCCGGCACCACGTCCGCTTCGCGCATGCGCTGATCGACGGCGGCGTGGACGTCGTGCACGGGCACTCTTCGCACCACCCCCGTCCCCTCGAGGTGTATGGCAACCGGCTGATCCTGTACGGCTGCGGGGACTTCATCGACGACTACGAGGGCATCAACGGCTACGAGGAGTACCGCGACGACCTTCGGCTCGCCTACCTGCTCTCGGTGGAGCGGGGCACCGGGCGACTGACCGGCCTGCGCATGACACCGCTTCAGGCGCGCCGTATGCGCCTGGAACCCGCGACCGTCGAGGACCAAACCTGGCTGCGAGCGACGCTCGACCGGATCAGCCCCGGCGTCCACATCACCCCCGGTCGCGATGGCGCGCTCGAGTTGGTGCACCCGGCGGTCACCCATGGGGCAGGCAGCGATACCTGA
- a CDS encoding MFS transporter, translated as MTASRAACDWLPAAAAVSAAGWGANQFTPLAVVYRTQERWPPLPVAAMFTIYLLGLLPGLLLGGPAADRLGRRRVVRHALVLTAAASTLLAAAVVSQTAVYISRLATGVAAGVILTAGTKWLQELSARTGHPEAGRRRATYATGGGFAAGALAAGALAEWLPQPMVLPCLVHALLALLVLVATAQVPETKPSSPITLWEPRAAGLRRAAVMNPRFVRVVLPASPAVFGAATVAYVVLPPLVADRVPGYAPVFSGLVTALTLVVGMAVQPLAAWLDHAHSARATLVSMVTVIGGLLVGAFAVYWNSAAVVLAAAVLLGAGYGLTLASGLMEIERLAPPKARPSRAFVYQGATYSGFLTPLLLAVTAGAAPYPTLLTGLAAVGGLCLVITARYSRRNLP; from the coding sequence ATGACCGCATCTCGCGCCGCGTGCGATTGGCTTCCGGCGGCGGCTGCGGTGTCGGCCGCCGGGTGGGGCGCGAACCAGTTCACCCCGCTCGCGGTGGTGTACCGGACACAGGAACGCTGGCCCCCTCTCCCGGTCGCCGCCATGTTCACCATCTACCTTCTGGGGCTCCTCCCCGGTCTGCTGCTCGGTGGCCCCGCAGCGGACCGACTCGGGAGAAGGCGCGTGGTGCGGCACGCGCTGGTACTGACCGCCGCCGCCAGCACCCTCCTGGCGGCGGCGGTTGTGTCCCAGACTGCCGTGTACATCAGCCGGCTGGCCACCGGCGTCGCGGCCGGCGTCATCCTGACCGCGGGAACCAAGTGGCTGCAGGAACTGTCCGCCAGGACCGGGCACCCCGAGGCCGGCCGCCGGCGCGCGACGTACGCCACCGGTGGCGGCTTCGCCGCCGGAGCCTTGGCGGCGGGCGCCCTCGCCGAATGGCTGCCGCAGCCGATGGTGCTGCCCTGCCTCGTCCACGCCCTGCTGGCCCTGCTGGTGTTGGTCGCAACCGCCCAGGTGCCGGAGACCAAGCCGTCATCCCCCATCACCCTGTGGGAGCCGCGCGCCGCGGGCCTGCGCCGGGCGGCCGTCATGAACCCCCGCTTCGTGCGGGTGGTGCTTCCGGCGAGCCCGGCGGTCTTCGGCGCCGCCACCGTGGCCTACGTCGTGCTGCCGCCGCTGGTGGCCGACCGGGTCCCGGGCTACGCGCCGGTGTTCAGCGGCCTCGTGACGGCGCTGACGCTCGTCGTCGGCATGGCCGTTCAGCCCCTGGCCGCATGGCTGGACCACGCGCACAGCGCGCGGGCGACACTTGTCTCCATGGTCACCGTGATCGGCGGACTTCTGGTGGGAGCTTTCGCCGTGTACTGGAACTCCGCGGCCGTGGTGCTGGCCGCGGCGGTCCTCCTGGGCGCGGGGTACGGCCTCACCCTGGCCTCGGGACTGATGGAAATCGAACGGCTGGCGCCACCAAAGGCCCGCCCGTCCAGGGCCTTCGTCTACCAAGGGGCCACCTACAGCGGCTTTCTCACACCACTCCTGCTCGCCGTCACCGCCGGGGCCGCACCGTACCCCACCCTCCTGACCGGCCTCGCCGCCGTGGGCGGGCTGTGCCTGGTGATCACGGCACGGTACAGCCGCCGGAATCTTCCGTGA
- a CDS encoding IS1380 family transposase produces MKSSHSPAVTFAAFDDPNLIAHGGLAPAVRLAERCGLPELVRTRVRLDHAGNGAGAAPDAKVMSLVTAMLAGADSIDDTDVLRHGAMAKAFAGMRAPSTLGSFLRAFTWGHVRQLQSAARAFTCRLAGHCQLLPGADQVVYLDIDSKVKQVYGAAKQGAEHGYTKVRGLHFQIVVASTPLAAPVVVAERLRKGSAGSAKGAATLIAEAIKAVRAMGATGMVVVRADSAFFSHKVVAVCRRHKARFSLAVAQRKKVRELIATIPETAWTPIKYPKAIWDKDEERWISDAEVAEVEYTAFTGKAKKYRATARLLVRRVRRLNDAHIPDRQGELFKVWRFHAVFTDSPYALVEAERCHRAHAVVEQVFADLEDSALGHLPSGKFTANAAWLTLAVLAHNLTRALGTLASAFHAKARTGTIRCQLLAVPARLAARARTLTFHLPERWPWQDAFTSLWTAVGCKLRT; encoded by the coding sequence GTGAAATCCTCCCACAGCCCCGCGGTGACGTTCGCCGCCTTCGACGATCCGAACCTGATCGCGCACGGCGGGCTGGCGCCTGCGGTCCGACTGGCCGAGCGGTGTGGCTTGCCCGAGCTGGTCCGCACCAGGGTCCGCCTGGACCATGCGGGCAACGGGGCCGGGGCCGCACCGGACGCGAAGGTGATGTCGCTGGTCACCGCGATGCTCGCGGGCGCGGACAGCATCGACGACACCGACGTACTGCGGCACGGCGCGATGGCCAAGGCGTTCGCCGGGATGCGTGCCCCCTCCACCCTCGGCAGCTTCCTGCGCGCGTTCACCTGGGGCCATGTGCGCCAACTGCAGTCCGCCGCCCGCGCGTTCACGTGCCGACTGGCCGGGCACTGCCAGCTGCTGCCCGGCGCGGACCAGGTGGTCTACCTGGACATCGACTCCAAGGTGAAGCAGGTCTACGGCGCCGCCAAGCAGGGTGCCGAACACGGCTACACCAAGGTCAGGGGCCTGCACTTCCAGATCGTGGTCGCCTCCACCCCGCTCGCCGCCCCGGTCGTCGTCGCCGAGCGGCTGCGCAAGGGCTCGGCCGGCTCGGCCAAGGGTGCCGCCACGCTGATCGCCGAGGCCATCAAGGCCGTACGGGCCATGGGCGCCACCGGCATGGTCGTTGTCCGCGCCGACTCGGCGTTCTTCTCCCACAAGGTCGTCGCCGTCTGCCGCCGTCACAAGGCCCGCTTCTCCCTGGCCGTCGCCCAGCGCAAGAAGGTCCGCGAACTCATCGCCACCATCCCCGAGACCGCCTGGACACCGATCAAGTACCCCAAGGCGATCTGGGACAAGGACGAGGAGCGCTGGATCTCCGACGCGGAGGTCGCCGAGGTCGAGTACACCGCGTTCACCGGCAAGGCCAAGAAGTACCGCGCCACCGCCCGGCTCCTGGTCCGCCGGGTGCGACGACTGAACGACGCCCATATCCCGGACAGACAGGGCGAGTTGTTCAAGGTCTGGCGCTTCCATGCGGTGTTCACCGACAGCCCCTACGCGCTGGTCGAAGCGGAGCGGTGCCACCGTGCGCACGCCGTAGTGGAACAGGTCTTCGCCGATCTGGAGGACTCAGCTCTCGGCCATCTGCCGTCGGGGAAGTTCACCGCGAACGCTGCCTGGCTCACCCTGGCCGTGCTCGCCCACAATCTCACCCGCGCCCTGGGCACGCTCGCCTCGGCGTTCCATGCCAAGGCCCGCACGGGCACCATCCGCTGCCAACTCCTGGCCGTACCAGCACGGTTGGCTGCCCGAGCCCGCACCCTGACCTTCCACCTGCCCGAACGCTGGCCGTGGCAGGACGCCTTCACCAGCCTGTGGACGGCGGTCGGCTGCAAGCTACGGACCTGA
- a CDS encoding FdhF/YdeP family oxidoreductase, producing the protein MSSSIEDPTDDLTVTPPKTWATGVPAVTHALEYSLSQTSPRRTMLTLLNINQAKGIDCPGCAWPEPAPGKRHMNEYCENGAKHINDEATSRRVTRDFFRQYPIAELDSKSDYWLNQQGRLTEPLVKWPGATHYEPISWDKAFEVLGKELKKLASPDEALFYVSGRLNNEAAFLLQLFARAYGTNNLPDCSNMCHESSGFAMSQTLGIGKGTVSLHDLENSDLVFVVGQNPGTNHPRMLSALEETKRHGGQVVAVNTLPEAGLLRFKHPQRPRGVIGKGTQIADQFLHIRAGGDLALFQALNLLLLEAEDAAPGTVIDRAFIEKNTTGYADFEKHARQVTWEHIYDATGLSREEIDEVFQRVLKAKSVIVCWAMGLTQHKHGVPSIREVINFLMLRGNIGKPGAGACPVRGHSNVQGDRTMGVWEQMSQEFLDALGKEFNFTPPNHHGLDAIHGIRAMYEKRARFFLGVAGNFVRATPDSDVTEQAMRNCSLTAHISTKLNRSHTVCGETALILPTLGRSDKDFQATGEQFITVEDSMSDVHASRGKLPPASPHLLSEVAIISRIALETIGDKYGIPWKGFENDYNTIRDRISRVVPGFEDFNARVSKPGGFNLPNPANNGVFNTPSGKAVFTQNEFTMPHVPEGHLLLQTLRSHDQWNTIWYAPNDRYRGIHNARRVVMVNPADLKLLGIEDGDMVDLVNVWHDNRERRAENFKVVAYPASPGSAAAYYPETNVLVPLDSVADISNCPTSKGVVIRLEPARHSG; encoded by the coding sequence ATGAGCAGCAGCATCGAGGACCCGACCGACGACCTGACAGTCACGCCTCCCAAGACGTGGGCGACGGGTGTCCCCGCCGTGACACACGCGCTGGAGTACTCCCTGAGCCAGACGTCCCCGCGGCGCACCATGCTCACGCTGCTGAACATCAACCAGGCCAAGGGCATCGACTGCCCGGGCTGTGCCTGGCCCGAGCCCGCGCCGGGCAAGCGGCACATGAACGAGTACTGCGAGAACGGCGCCAAGCACATCAACGACGAGGCCACCTCGCGCCGCGTCACCCGTGACTTCTTCCGCCAGTACCCGATCGCCGAGCTGGACTCGAAGTCCGACTACTGGCTCAACCAGCAGGGCCGGCTGACCGAGCCCCTGGTGAAGTGGCCCGGCGCCACCCACTACGAGCCGATCAGCTGGGACAAGGCCTTCGAAGTCCTCGGCAAGGAGCTCAAGAAGCTCGCCTCCCCCGACGAGGCCCTCTTCTACGTCTCCGGCCGCCTCAACAACGAGGCCGCCTTCCTCCTGCAGCTCTTCGCCCGCGCGTACGGCACCAACAACCTGCCGGACTGCTCCAACATGTGCCACGAGTCCAGCGGCTTCGCCATGTCGCAGACGCTCGGCATCGGCAAGGGCACGGTCTCGCTGCACGACCTGGAGAACTCCGACCTGGTCTTCGTCGTGGGCCAGAACCCGGGCACCAACCACCCGCGCATGCTGTCCGCGCTGGAGGAGACCAAGCGCCACGGCGGCCAGGTCGTCGCAGTCAACACGCTCCCCGAGGCCGGCCTGCTCCGCTTCAAGCACCCGCAGCGCCCGCGCGGCGTCATCGGCAAGGGCACGCAGATCGCCGACCAGTTCCTGCACATCCGGGCCGGCGGCGACCTCGCCCTCTTCCAGGCGCTGAACCTGCTGCTGCTGGAGGCCGAGGACGCCGCGCCGGGCACGGTCATCGACCGCGCCTTCATCGAGAAGAACACCACCGGCTACGCCGACTTCGAGAAGCACGCGCGTCAGGTCACCTGGGAGCACATCTACGACGCGACCGGTCTGTCCCGCGAGGAGATCGACGAGGTCTTCCAGCGCGTCCTGAAGGCCAAGTCGGTCATCGTGTGCTGGGCGATGGGCCTCACCCAGCACAAGCACGGCGTCCCCTCCATCCGCGAGGTCATCAACTTCCTGATGCTGCGCGGCAACATAGGCAAGCCCGGCGCCGGTGCCTGCCCCGTGCGCGGCCACAGCAACGTGCAGGGCGACCGCACCATGGGCGTGTGGGAGCAGATGTCGCAGGAGTTCCTGGACGCTCTGGGCAAGGAGTTCAACTTCACCCCGCCCAACCACCACGGCCTGGACGCCATCCACGGCATACGCGCCATGTACGAGAAGCGCGCCAGGTTCTTCCTCGGCGTCGCCGGCAACTTCGTACGGGCCACCCCTGACAGCGACGTCACCGAGCAGGCCATGCGCAACTGCAGCCTGACGGCGCACATTTCGACCAAGCTGAACCGCTCCCACACGGTCTGCGGTGAGACCGCGCTGATCCTGCCCACCCTGGGCCGCAGCGACAAGGACTTCCAGGCCACCGGCGAGCAGTTCATCACCGTCGAGGACTCGATGAGCGACGTGCACGCCTCCCGGGGCAAGCTGCCGCCGGCCTCCCCGCACCTGCTGAGCGAGGTCGCCATCATCAGCCGGATAGCCCTCGAGACCATCGGTGACAAGTACGGCATCCCGTGGAAGGGCTTCGAGAACGACTACAACACCATCCGCGACCGGATCTCCCGCGTCGTCCCGGGCTTCGAGGACTTCAACGCCCGCGTCTCCAAGCCGGGCGGCTTCAACCTGCCCAACCCGGCCAACAACGGGGTCTTCAACACCCCGAGCGGCAAGGCCGTCTTCACGCAGAACGAGTTCACGATGCCGCACGTGCCCGAGGGTCACCTGCTGCTGCAGACGCTGCGCTCGCACGACCAGTGGAACACCATCTGGTACGCCCCCAACGACCGCTACCGGGGCATCCACAACGCCCGCCGCGTCGTGATGGTCAACCCGGCCGACCTCAAGCTCCTCGGCATCGAGGACGGCGACATGGTCGACCTGGTCAACGTCTGGCACGACAACAGGGAGCGCCGCGCCGAGAACTTCAAGGTCGTCGCCTACCCCGCGAGCCCCGGCTCCGCCGCGGCCTACTACCCGGAGACGAACGTCCTGGTCCCGCTGGACAGTGTCGCCGACATCAGCAACTGCCCCACCTCCAAGGGCGTGGTGATCCGTCTGGAGCCCGCGCGCCATTCCGGCTGA